In Candidatus Chlorohelix allophototropha, the following are encoded in one genomic region:
- a CDS encoding ABC transporter ATP-binding protein, with protein MKTIIETQDLTRIFRTYKKREGLKGSVIGLFKREYTEKKAAYDLNFKIEEGEIVAFLGPNGAGKTTTLKMLSGLLHPTSGEAQVLGYRPWKREYAFLKQVSLVMGQRNQLWWDLPAIESFNLQRDIYEVPNEAYRKRLDELVELLDLSKILNTAVRKLSLGERMKCEMVAALLHRPKVLLLDEPTIGLDVVMQKKIRNFIKDYNREHGATILLTSHYMEDVAALAKRALVINFGRPVYEGSLDALTEKYAPNKLLVVSFMKVVESAELAPIGQVISNESGVIRIQVPRNSVAERASALFNRFPVADLSIEEPQLDDIIHDLFTDTSHNESEKIMETAQPRDQLAAIA; from the coding sequence ATGAAAACAATTATAGAGACACAGGATTTAACTCGCATTTTCCGAACTTATAAAAAGCGAGAGGGTTTGAAAGGTTCGGTAATCGGTCTGTTCAAGCGAGAATATACCGAGAAGAAAGCCGCTTACGACCTTAATTTTAAAATTGAAGAAGGCGAAATTGTAGCGTTCCTCGGACCAAACGGCGCGGGCAAGACTACCACGCTAAAAATGTTGAGCGGCTTATTGCACCCCACCAGCGGCGAGGCACAGGTTTTGGGTTATCGCCCATGGAAACGCGAGTATGCCTTCCTGAAACAGGTTTCGCTGGTAATGGGACAACGCAACCAGCTTTGGTGGGACTTACCGGCAATCGAAAGCTTTAACCTACAACGCGATATTTACGAAGTGCCGAACGAGGCGTACCGCAAACGGCTGGATGAGTTGGTCGAATTGCTTGACCTCAGCAAAATACTAAATACCGCAGTGCGCAAGCTCAGTTTGGGCGAGAGAATGAAATGCGAAATGGTGGCGGCTTTGTTGCATCGCCCTAAAGTATTGCTGCTGGACGAGCCAACTATCGGGCTGGATGTGGTGATGCAGAAAAAGATTCGCAACTTTATCAAGGATTATAACCGTGAGCATGGCGCAACGATTTTGCTAACCAGCCACTATATGGAAGATGTAGCGGCGTTGGCTAAACGTGCGTTGGTCATCAACTTCGGAAGACCCGTTTATGAAGGTAGCCTCGATGCCCTTACCGAAAAGTATGCCCCTAACAAGTTGCTAGTGGTATCTTTCATGAAAGTGGTTGAATCTGCCGAACTAGCCCCAATCGGGCAGGTTATCTCAAATGAAAGTGGGGTCATTCGGATACAAGTACCTCGAAATTCAGTGGCAGAGCGTGCCAGCGCCCTATTCAACCGTTTCCCGGTAGCGGATTTATCCATAGAAGAGCCACAGCTTGACGATATTATCCATGATCTTTTCACCGATACCAGTCATAACGAAAGCGAAAAGATTATGGAAACCGCCCAACCAAGAGACCAACTGGCAGCAATAGCCTGA
- a CDS encoding ABC transporter permease, with product MLVNKKIEPLTPGRWRFVFRRYWTLCKVAFQERMEYRWNVLFYSMLALLPVMVGIYLWTTIFNSRNDPQAVKYITTYYLVAGFLGWRIAQYQWTIMFEIREGRMATGLLRPMSYPAKTFWFEVGGRTWSTIITIPVFVLAAVFLGENFKLPENGWTWALVLLSFMLAYVLNFFITASLGLLTVWQNQPEGFFALYGFGSGALGGTMVPLALMPGGIGDILQWLPFAYIYSLPARIFLGISAEQLVQGLAVQVVWLVIAALFFKWMWRKAIQGFEVYEG from the coding sequence GTGCTGGTTAATAAAAAAATAGAACCATTAACACCGGGGCGTTGGCGTTTTGTATTCCGGCGCTACTGGACTCTCTGCAAAGTGGCGTTTCAGGAACGCATGGAATATCGCTGGAACGTCCTATTCTATTCTATGCTGGCTTTGCTTCCAGTGATGGTGGGTATCTACTTGTGGACAACGATTTTCAACAGTCGTAATGACCCACAAGCAGTAAAGTATATCACTACCTATTATTTGGTGGCAGGCTTTCTGGGCTGGCGCATCGCGCAATATCAGTGGACTATCATGTTTGAAATCCGCGAAGGACGAATGGCTACCGGGTTGTTGCGCCCAATGTCCTACCCGGCTAAAACCTTCTGGTTCGAGGTAGGCGGACGCACATGGAGTACCATAATCACGATTCCGGTATTTGTCCTTGCCGCTGTTTTTCTAGGCGAAAATTTCAAATTGCCTGAAAATGGTTGGACATGGGCGCTAGTGCTGCTTTCTTTTATGCTGGCATACGTGTTGAACTTCTTCATTACCGCCTCGTTGGGATTACTGACAGTTTGGCAGAACCAACCGGAAGGCTTTTTCGCGCTATACGGCTTTGGTTCAGGGGCGTTGGGTGGCACTATGGTTCCACTCGCGCTAATGCCCGGTGGTATTGGCGATATTTTACAATGGCTACCCTTCGCCTACATCTACAGCTTGCCTGCCCGAATCTTTCTAGGCATTTCGGCGGAACAACTCGTGCAAGGGCTTGCCGTACAGGTGGTGTGGCTTGTCATAGCAGCCCTATTTTTCAAATGGATGTGGCGGAAAGCTATCCAAGGCTTTGAAGTTTACGAGGGATAA
- a CDS encoding ABC transporter permease, with the protein MRVIKRYVKLYSSFVRINLMREMEARGNFVASCLVILCFPMFSLIFVGAIFSQTKNLNGWSVNQYLVLVGSYMVVSSLVFTLFFKNVFELPEYIRKGQLDFILLKPINNQFFVSTRMVSFGEMMQGIPGIVLIFVGISGGNLSVDWWRWLLYPVFVLCGVIIAYSTWFIMTIPCIWWVKMDFAEFFFNLFDLGRYHPDMFGGFAKTILTFVIPFGVVAATPADLLLNRLGWESALWALVLAGGLLFISHRFWKFAQTRYFGASS; encoded by the coding sequence ATGCGTGTTATTAAGCGTTATGTAAAGTTGTATAGTTCTTTTGTGCGCATTAACCTGATGCGAGAAATGGAAGCGCGGGGCAACTTCGTGGCAAGTTGTCTCGTTATACTGTGTTTCCCCATGTTCTCGCTGATCTTCGTAGGGGCTATATTCAGCCAAACCAAAAACCTAAACGGCTGGTCGGTTAACCAATATCTGGTGTTGGTAGGCTCATATATGGTGGTATCATCGCTGGTGTTCACTCTATTCTTCAAGAATGTGTTTGAACTACCGGAGTATATCCGCAAGGGGCAACTTGATTTTATCCTGCTGAAACCGATAAACAATCAATTTTTCGTTAGCACCCGTATGGTGTCATTCGGTGAAATGATGCAGGGCATCCCCGGTATAGTGCTGATATTTGTGGGAATCAGCGGCGGCAATTTGAGTGTCGATTGGTGGCGCTGGCTCTTATATCCGGTTTTCGTGCTATGCGGGGTAATAATTGCCTATTCCACTTGGTTTATCATGACAATACCCTGTATTTGGTGGGTCAAGATGGATTTCGCCGAGTTCTTCTTCAACCTGTTTGACTTGGGGCGATACCATCCCGATATGTTTGGGGGCTTTGCGAAAACTATTCTCACTTTTGTAATACCCTTTGGAGTAGTAGCGGCAACTCCGGCGGATTTGTTGCTGAACAGGCTTGGGTGGGAATCGGCGTTATGGGCGTTGGTACTGGCGGGAGGGCTACTTTTTATCTCCCACCGCTTCTGGAAATTCGCGCAAACCCGCTATTTTGGGGCAAGCTCATAA
- a CDS encoding integrase core domain-containing protein has translation MVEHYHRAYGEECLKVYQPQNLAEVNEVTKAFKEHYNWERPHQGLSCKNKPPRVAFPTLSALPTLPLLRWLLAVDKRRFVRKVQSNGAVQVDKRSYYLGQEWVGKYVNLEVAAEEREFVVWQKDKVIKRLGIKGLIGQALGQAEYLQLIKEEARSEVRQAR, from the coding sequence TTGGTTGAACACTACCACCGTGCTTATGGGGAGGAGTGTCTTAAAGTGTATCAGCCTCAGAACTTGGCGGAAGTGAACGAGGTTACCAAAGCTTTCAAAGAGCATTACAACTGGGAAAGACCGCATCAGGGATTGAGTTGTAAAAACAAGCCGCCCAGAGTAGCCTTTCCCACTCTATCGGCACTACCAACCTTGCCGCTGCTGCGCTGGCTCCTGGCGGTAGACAAACGCCGTTTTGTGCGCAAGGTGCAGAGTAACGGGGCAGTCCAGGTAGATAAACGCAGTTACTATTTGGGGCAGGAGTGGGTAGGGAAGTATGTAAATCTGGAGGTAGCGGCTGAAGAGCGGGAGTTTGTGGTATGGCAAAAGGATAAAGTGATAAAGCGGTTAGGCATAAAGGGATTAATTGGGCAGGCACTGGGGCAGGCAGAGTATTTGCAGCTTATCAAGGAAGAAGCTCGCTCAGAAGTGCGCCAAGCTAGATAA
- a CDS encoding transposase, which yields MNLNTLKEFRHEIYDCFEYASDALFNLADALMTESQAQSVLELTLSPNFERKWPSLYEALQMGQVNQTRFEQTMVRYAPHPFDGERLVLAVDATNIERPFSTTSADRGWLYKHNLPNCDKPVTVGWQFSTVVVVPAQTSSHTYIVSNRRIKTSQTPAEVASQQLSELRPYFAERPLNLGDRYYPTKAFIQNSSKDYDLLLRLKSNRVFYRKVVRDEQKRGRGAPAKHGARFQCNDPNTHGLPQRVWVGTDENGHKLVVSAWTELHLREAPELALSIIRIQREAASGKTHDPLESWYVWSGQTELDLTQVWSYYKRRYSIEHGYRFDKQDLLWEKPRLRYPSQFELWTAIVSLVHDELQIAQGLGLEVLRPWENSQRQPSPQQIRRGLSGIIVQLGSPAKASKVRGNGKGRAVGTKVRPATRYKVVKKGFSTSNLTNIRC from the coding sequence ATGAACCTTAACACACTTAAAGAATTTCGGCACGAAATCTATGACTGCTTTGAATACGCCAGTGACGCATTGTTTAATCTGGCGGATGCCCTTATGACAGAAAGCCAGGCTCAATCGGTACTGGAACTGACCCTTTCGCCCAATTTTGAGCGAAAATGGCCCAGTTTGTATGAGGCTTTGCAAATGGGTCAAGTTAACCAAACTCGCTTCGAGCAAACCATGGTGCGCTACGCCCCTCATCCCTTCGATGGTGAAAGATTGGTACTGGCAGTGGATGCTACCAATATCGAGCGACCCTTTAGCACTACATCTGCAGATCGTGGCTGGCTTTACAAACACAATCTGCCCAATTGTGATAAGCCCGTGACCGTGGGTTGGCAATTCTCGACCGTGGTGGTGGTGCCGGCTCAAACCAGTAGCCATACATACATTGTCTCCAACCGCAGGATCAAAACCAGTCAAACACCAGCAGAGGTAGCCAGCCAGCAACTGAGCGAATTGCGCCCATATTTTGCTGAAAGACCGCTCAATCTGGGAGACCGGTACTACCCCACCAAAGCATTTATTCAAAATAGCAGTAAGGACTATGACTTGCTGCTGCGGCTCAAGTCTAACCGAGTATTCTATCGAAAAGTGGTGAGAGATGAGCAGAAACGAGGTCGCGGCGCTCCCGCTAAACACGGTGCTCGTTTCCAATGTAATGATCCCAATACGCACGGTTTGCCGCAGCGAGTGTGGGTTGGGACGGACGAAAATGGACACAAACTGGTAGTAAGCGCATGGACTGAGCTGCATTTGAGGGAAGCACCTGAACTGGCACTGAGCATAATCCGAATACAGCGTGAGGCAGCCAGTGGTAAAACCCATGACCCTCTGGAAAGTTGGTATGTGTGGTCGGGTCAAACTGAGCTTGACCTGACGCAAGTCTGGTCGTATTACAAGAGGCGTTACTCGATAGAACACGGCTATCGTTTTGACAAACAAGATTTGTTGTGGGAAAAACCACGCTTGCGCTATCCGAGCCAGTTTGAGTTGTGGACGGCGATAGTCAGTTTGGTACACGACGAATTGCAAATCGCTCAAGGCTTGGGCTTGGAAGTGTTGCGACCTTGGGAAAATAGTCAACGACAGCCAAGCCCTCAGCAAATTCGACGAGGCTTGTCCGGAATAATTGTGCAGTTGGGCAGTCCGGCCAAAGCCAGCAAAGTGCGAGGAAATGGGAAGGGTCGAGCGGTTGGCACCAAAGTAAGACCGGCTACCCGCTATAAGGTGGTCAAAAAGGGGTTTTCTACCTCTAATTTGACGAATATTCGCTGTTAA